AGCCCCAGAAGCTCAGCTCCAGGCGGGGCAGCTCCTCGCCCACCTCGCGGAACAGGGCCTGCACCCGCGTGTACGTGCGCTCCACCTCGGGCGAGCGGTAGCCCTGCACCTGCACCAGCGGCATGCCCAGGGCGATGAGCAATTGCAGCTCGTCCCGCGTCAGCACCGAGGCATCCGGCAGGCTGCGCAGCAGCTTCAACGACTGCGAGAGGTGGCTCACCGCCTCCTCGTTGGCCGAGCGCTGGCTCGCCCTCATCCCCGCCAGCTTCCAGTAGTGGATGGCCAGCTTCAGCTCCCCGGCCTCGGTGTAGTGGTGGGCCAGCAGCTCCGGCCGCGTCTCCGCCACCGCGGGGAAGTGCGTCCCCAGGGCCTGGGCAATCCTCTGGTGGTACTGCCGCCGCGCGCTCCGCGGCAGCGACTGGTAGGCGGCCTCCTGGATGAGGGCGTGGCGGAACTGGTAGCCGGGCTCCGTCTCGTCCTCCCGCGCCTGGAGCAACCCCGCGGCCATCAGCCCCGCCAGGTCCCTGCGCAGCACGGTGCCCCGGAGCCCCGTCAGCCCGGCGAGCAGCTCCGAGGAGAAGCTGCGCCCCACCACCGCGCACAGCTGCGCGAGCTGCTTCTGCCGGCGTGGCAGCGAGTCCAGCCGGGCCAGCAACAACTCCTGCAGCGTGACGGGGATGGAGGCCGACGCCCCGCCCTCCAGCATCACCCGCGTCATCTCCTCCACGAAGAGCGGAATGCCATCCGTCCGCGCCACCAGCTGGGTCACCACCTCCGCGGGCAGCTCCTGGCCGCGCGTCACCTCCTTCACCAGCTGCTCGGTGCGGGCCGCGGGCAGCCGCTCCAGGGCGATGCTCTGGAAACCGGCGTGCTGGGCCCAGGGCGGGCGGAACTCGGGGCGGGCACTGAGGACGAAGAGCAGGCTCGCCCGCTCCACGAAGCCGAGCAGGAAGGTCAGCAGTTGCAGCGTGGAGGGGTCCGCCCAGTGCAGATCCTCCACCACCACCAGTACCGGGCGCTCGCCCGAGCTCTCCATCAGCAGGGTGGCCAGGGCCGCCAGCGTCTCGTCCTTCTGCCGCTGGGGGGTGAAGCGCAGGTGCGGCGAGTCCTCCCTCACCGGCAGTGACACCAGCGAGGCCAGCAGGCGCACCTGCATGGGCGTCAGGCCGCGCTTCTCCAGCAGCCGCTCCACCCCGCGCAGGTTCTCCTGGGGCGAGCGCTCCGGGCTCAGCCACGCGCGCTGCAGCATCTCGATGACGGGGTGCAGGGCGCTGGTGCTGTACTGGTGCCAGCACTGGAGCCGCAGGAGGAGGGGCTTCTCCGGCAGCACCCGCTCGCGCAGCTCGTGGATGAGGCGGGACTTGCCGATGCCGGCCTCGCCCACCAGGAGCACATAACTGCCATGCCCCTCGCGGGCCCGCTCCCAGGCGGCGAGCAACTTCCCCAGCTCCTCCTCACGGCCCACCAGCGGGCTCAGCTCCCCCAGGGGCAGCCGCGTGCCGGCCGCGCGCGAGCGCCCCAGCACGTGGTGCACCTCGAGGGTGCGCCGCCCGTCGAAGGGGCGCGCCCCGAGCGGCTGGGTGTCGAAGGCGCGCCGCACCAGGCTGTGGGTGCTGGGGCCCACCACCACCTCGCCCGGCCCGGCCTGCCGCGCCAGCCACGCGGCGATGCGGGGGGCCTCGCCCTGGATGGTGGGGGTGTGCCCCCGCAGCTCCGGGAGGATGTCGTCCAGCACCACCTGGTCCGTGTCGATGCCCACCTGCACCGCCAGCTCCGCGGACGTCCCCGGCGGCAGCCGGGCCTGGAGCGCCGCGAGCACCGCTGGGGGCAACTCCAGCCCCGCGCGCACCGCGCACTCCGCGTCGCCCTCCTTCGCCACCGGGTAGCCGAAGCACGCCAGCACCTCGTCACCCAGGCACAGGGTGATGAAGCCCCCATGGCTTTGAATGCCCTCCGAGGCCGAGCGGTGGAAGGCCGCCTCCAGCTCGCCGAAGTCCTCGGGGTCCAACTCCTCCGCCAGCGCGCTGAGCCCCGTCACCCGGCAGTGCAGCAGCGTCACCTGCCGGCGCTGGGGCGCCGTCGAGCGCTGCGGCCCCCGGCCCGGCCGCAGGTGCTCCTCCAGCTCGCGCAGCTCCTCGCGCAGCTCCTCGGCCGACAGCAGGCGCTTCTCGGGGTCCTTCTCCAGCATCACCGACAGCAGCGACTCCAGCTCCCAGGGCAGCTCCGGGTTGCGCTCGCGCAGCGGGGGCACCGGCTCCGGGGAGAGCACCTTCGCGCGCATCTCGCCCACCATGAGGTGCGGATAGGGCAGCTCTCCGGTGAGCAACTCATACAGCATGACGCCCGCGGCCCAGATGTCGGTGCGCGCGTCCACCTTCTCCCCCCGCCACTGCTCCGGGGCCATATAGGGCGGCGTGCCCGCCGTGGGCAGCTCCGGCTGCTCGGAGGCGAGGCCCGGCGCGGACGCCAGCCACGCGAGTCCGAAGTCCAGCAGCTTCACCGTGCCCTGGCGGGTGATGAAGACATTGCTGGGCTTGAGGTCCCGGTGGACGATTTGATGCTCGTGCGCGTGCGCCAGGCCCGCGGCCACGTCGCGCAGGATCTCCAGCGTGCGCCTCAGCGGCAGACTCCGCTCCCGGCGCACCAGGTCCGCGAGCGACTCGCCCCCCAGACATTCCATGACGAGGAAGGGGACGGTGGGCTCGCCCGGCCCCCCGCTCCACTCGGACACGTCGAAGATGCGGACGATGTTCTCGTGGTCCAGCCGCGCGATGGCCCGCGCCTCCCGCAGGCCCATGCCGGCCAGCTCCTCGCGCGGGAAGAGGAACTTGAGGGCCACCACGCGCTGCAGCTCCTCGTCCTGGGCCCGGAAGACCTGGCCCATGGCGCCCTCGCCCAGCGACTCGAGAATCTCGAACCGGCGCCCGTCCGCGCCTCCCAGCCTGTCGCCGGGCATCAGCCGGTGGAACGGCGTGGGCACGTCGGAGCTCAACACCTCATTCAGGAATGAATCGCCGAAGTCGAGCTCATCGTCGAAGCCGAGCTCGTCGTCGAAGTCGAACGCGTCTTCCGGCCCGGGCTCGTCCTCGGGACCGGCCTTCCGCCCGGCCTCCTCTTCAGGCCCGGCCTCGGCGTCCTCCCCATGGGGAGCCCCTGGCCCCTGGCCGTCCTGCTCGCCATTGCGTCCCATGGTGCTTCCCCCCGCCCCTCTGAGGGAAGAGTAGGGGCGCCCAGAAGGGCGGGCAACGAGCCCACCCGGCGGGGAGGGATGGACGTCACCTTTCCACCTTCATTCCCGCCCGGCTGGCTGGCCTTGACGGGGGACCCCTCCGTGTCCAGCAACGGAGCAAGCGGGCCCTTCTCCCACCCATGTGGCCAACCCGCGCAACGCACCCCAAATCACACACATCACACCAGGGAGACGTGGACTCCACCCGGTAGAGGCGGGAACCGGAGCTCCCTTCCTGGAGAAGCCCGGACCGCGCTCTACCCCTCACCGAGGAAAGGACAGGACGAGTCATGAGTACCATTCTTCTCGTTGATGACGAACCCGAGCTCCTCGACCTTTACACGGAAGTGTTGGAGCTGATGGACCATCGCGTGCTGCGTGCACATGATGGAAGAGAGGCCCTGGAGATCGCCCACGCGCGGCGGCCGGACCTCGTGGTGACGGACTGGCAGATGCCCCGGATGAGCGGGGTGGAGTTGTGCCAGCGGCTCGTGCAGGACGAGGACCTGCGCGACGTTCCCATCATCATGCACAGCGCCGCGACGGACCCGCACGCGCCCGGGGTGACGGCGTTCCTCTCCAAGTGCTCGGAGCTGAGCGAGTTTGAAGAGGTGGTCAACCGGGCACTCACGGATTCGGGCGTGTACCCGCAGGGGCCGCCGTCACACAGCCCCTACCTGGAGTGGGAGCACGAGCACGCGTGCTCCATGGGCCAGTGAGGCCAGGACAGAGCGGGTGACCGAGCGGGCCGGAAGAAAATCTTCCGGCCCGCGTGCTTTTCGGGAAGTGGCCCCCTCTATCCACGCAGGAGGCCACATGCCACGCATCTTCGCTGGAGACAGTCGGGAGTTCGCGGACCTCATCGCGCCGCACAGGGCCCTGTTGCTGGGACTCGCGCACAAGCTCTGCCGCAACGGCGGAGTGGAGCCCGAGGACCTGATGCAAGACACGCTGGAGCGCGCGCTGGTGCACTTCGAGTCCTTGCGCGGCTGGAGCGACGGCACGCGCCGCGCGTGGTTGTGTACCACGCTCCAGCGGCGCTTCCTGGACCACTGCCGGCGCCAGCGCACCGAGAGCAACGAGGGGCCCGCGCTGGAGTGGGTGCAAGCGCCCGTGCTCGTGCGCGAGCCGCGCCAGTGGCACTCCTGGGAGCGCGTCTCCGAGGAGGAGCTGCACGAGGCCATCGCATGTCTGCGCTCCCCGCTGCGGGAGGCCTTCGAGCTACACACGGCGGGCGTGCGCTACAAGGACATCGCGCGGCGGCTCGGCACCACGCCAGGGACGGTGGGCTTCTGGCTGCACCAGGCCCGGCTCGAGCTCAGAGGCCTCTTGCGGCCGCTCGCCACGGAGCGCGCGGAAGAGCTCGCGGCCTGAGCGGAACAAAGACAGACGAAATTCCGCCGAAAAGACAGACAAAAAGCCCGCACAAGAATCTCAACGCCGTGCGTCATGAAACCGGCACCCGCTGCCACACACGTCAAACCACAAGCCCAAAAGACAGACACCCATGAACTCGCCCATGCGTCAGACGAACTCCGTTGTCCCGTTCTCCCCCCCCTCCCGCTCCGCCGGGAGCCGCCAGAGCTGGCGCCCGCGCCTCGTGCGCACGCTGGCGGCGCACCCCAAGCGCGACTACTGGCTCGAGCGCGTCCCCGAGACTCCCGGCCGCTACCAGGTGCGCGGCGTGACGGGCGTCATCTTCATGCTCTTCGGGCTGATGAAGGCCTTCGACTTCACCCTGCCCGTGCTCGTGGGCGCGCCGGGGCTGCACGTGAACACGGGCGTGGAGGGCTTCGCGCGGTTGATCTCGGAGATTGGCATGCCCTTCCCGCTGTTCAACGCGGCGATGGTCATCGCCATGGAGGTGGTGCTCGGCCTGGGGCTCATCCTCAGCGCGTGGCTGCCGGCGACGCGGCTCATCACCCGCCTGTGCGCCCTGCCTCTGGCGGGGAACATGATGGTGGCGCTGCTGGTGGGCATCCGCCAGGTGCAGGGCAACCCGGTGGTCATCGACGGGCACGCCATCATGAACCAGTTCTGGCGGCTGCCGCTGGAGCTGGGCCTGCTGGCCGGCATGCTCTACCTGCTGTGGCGGCCCGCGGCCCGGGCGGCCCCGAGGCTGGTGCCCGTGCCCGTGCGTGAGGGCTGAGCGGCGGGCAGGCGAGCACCCCGCGCCCTGGTCTCCTGGCGAGAGGCGAGCCAGGAAGCCGGGGTGCTCGTGTGTCCGAAGCAACGCATTGCCGAGAAAGCACGGGCCACCCGGGGTGCGCACATTAGAGTCACACCGTGCACATGGGCTCCGTCATCGCCGCGGGACGACTGCTGGGCTGCCTCCAATGCACCGGGCAGCATGTGACGGGCAGCCATCATCCCGGGCTCGTCCTGCTCTCCATCGTCATCGCCGTGGTGGCGTCCTATACGGCGCTGGACCTGGCGGGGCGGGTGGCGGGGATGACGGGCCCGGCGCGGCGCCTGCTGCTGGGCACCGGCGCGGCGATGATGGGGGTGGGCATCTGGTCCATGCACTTCGTGGGCATGCTGGCCTTCCGCATGCCCATGCCGGTGAGCTACGGGCCCGGGCTCACGGCGCTCTCCATGGGCGCGGCCGTGCTCGGGGCGTGGGCGGCGCTGCTCGTGGTCAGCCGCCACCTGGTCACACGCGCGGGGCTGCTGGCGGGGGGCACCTTCATGGGGCTGGCCATCACCGCCATGCACTACCTGGGCATGGCCGCCATGCGCATGGAGGCCGAGCTGAGCTACCAGCCGGTGCTGCTCGTGCTCTCGGTGCTCATCGCCATCGGGGCGTCGGTGGCGGCGCTGTGGCAGGCCTTCTGGTTCCGGCGGGAGCAGCGCGCCTGGACGTGGTCGAAGCTGACCAGTGCCCTGGTCATGGGCGTGGCCATCTCCGGCATGCACTACACGGGCATGGTGGCGGCCCGCTTCACGCCCACGCCCATGCCGCCCGGGCACCTCGACGAGGGCTTCCAGATTGG
The sequence above is drawn from the Archangium gephyra genome and encodes:
- a CDS encoding protein kinase domain-containing protein, yielding MGRNGEQDGQGPGAPHGEDAEAGPEEEAGRKAGPEDEPGPEDAFDFDDELGFDDELDFGDSFLNEVLSSDVPTPFHRLMPGDRLGGADGRRFEILESLGEGAMGQVFRAQDEELQRVVALKFLFPREELAGMGLREARAIARLDHENIVRIFDVSEWSGGPGEPTVPFLVMECLGGESLADLVRRERSLPLRRTLEILRDVAAGLAHAHEHQIVHRDLKPSNVFITRQGTVKLLDFGLAWLASAPGLASEQPELPTAGTPPYMAPEQWRGEKVDARTDIWAAGVMLYELLTGELPYPHLMVGEMRAKVLSPEPVPPLRERNPELPWELESLLSVMLEKDPEKRLLSAEELREELRELEEHLRPGRGPQRSTAPQRRQVTLLHCRVTGLSALAEELDPEDFGELEAAFHRSASEGIQSHGGFITLCLGDEVLACFGYPVAKEGDAECAVRAGLELPPAVLAALQARLPPGTSAELAVQVGIDTDQVVLDDILPELRGHTPTIQGEAPRIAAWLARQAGPGEVVVGPSTHSLVRRAFDTQPLGARPFDGRRTLEVHHVLGRSRAAGTRLPLGELSPLVGREEELGKLLAAWERAREGHGSYVLLVGEAGIGKSRLIHELRERVLPEKPLLLRLQCWHQYSTSALHPVIEMLQRAWLSPERSPQENLRGVERLLEKRGLTPMQVRLLASLVSLPVREDSPHLRFTPQRQKDETLAALATLLMESSGERPVLVVVEDLHWADPSTLQLLTFLLGFVERASLLFVLSARPEFRPPWAQHAGFQSIALERLPAARTEQLVKEVTRGQELPAEVVTQLVARTDGIPLFVEEMTRVMLEGGASASIPVTLQELLLARLDSLPRRQKQLAQLCAVVGRSFSSELLAGLTGLRGTVLRRDLAGLMAAGLLQAREDETEPGYQFRHALIQEAAYQSLPRSARRQYHQRIAQALGTHFPAVAETRPELLAHHYTEAGELKLAIHYWKLAGMRASQRSANEEAVSHLSQSLKLLRSLPDASVLTRDELQLLIALGMPLVQVQGYRSPEVERTYTRVQALFREVGEELPRLELSFWGSFAYYFARGKSRDSHEVAELLVKLGERQHKPEMLSMGHRMMATDLFTWGQVDTSLRHLELALAVPEVDLEQHRALAIRQWVNPRVGALAYATLPLSVSGQEERAERFTREALELAGRIGHPHTTALALTYCAIASQLRWDARTTLGLAEQCIPLAREHRFLLWYLWPSAMRGWALAELGRPQEGLVQMRQVLEGWQRSGIVAGMHHNLGMLAHIHLRLGQAQEGLSAVDEALTWPAVTEEYSYLPELHRVRGELLRLAGREDEARVALLEAIRFAREHGMRAYEQRAQASLRRLGVQEEPHPQQP
- a CDS encoding response regulator; its protein translation is MSTILLVDDEPELLDLYTEVLELMDHRVLRAHDGREALEIAHARRPDLVVTDWQMPRMSGVELCQRLVQDEDLRDVPIIMHSAATDPHAPGVTAFLSKCSELSEFEEVVNRALTDSGVYPQGPPSHSPYLEWEHEHACSMGQ
- a CDS encoding RNA polymerase sigma factor, whose product is MPRIFAGDSREFADLIAPHRALLLGLAHKLCRNGGVEPEDLMQDTLERALVHFESLRGWSDGTRRAWLCTTLQRRFLDHCRRQRTESNEGPALEWVQAPVLVREPRQWHSWERVSEEELHEAIACLRSPLREAFELHTAGVRYKDIARRLGTTPGTVGFWLHQARLELRGLLRPLATERAEELAA
- a CDS encoding DoxX family protein gives rise to the protein MRQTNSVVPFSPPSRSAGSRQSWRPRLVRTLAAHPKRDYWLERVPETPGRYQVRGVTGVIFMLFGLMKAFDFTLPVLVGAPGLHVNTGVEGFARLISEIGMPFPLFNAAMVIAMEVVLGLGLILSAWLPATRLITRLCALPLAGNMMVALLVGIRQVQGNPVVIDGHAIMNQFWRLPLELGLLAGMLYLLWRPAARAAPRLVPVPVREG